In the Malus domestica chromosome 16, GDT2T_hap1 genome, one interval contains:
- the LOC103403125 gene encoding uncharacterized protein isoform X1, whose product MEDQIKDEFHRSGFTFDDEKEILKKCATFCINFNLSPSDLVTSWEIYYLNRQMNGTVVRDVEMDGFLGYLQEQKKVAIEEQEPNLHIYSSRDVDMILNDEDVDIKEEVPGTPPSESQNRYSEPSDSTPQTIGNVPSSGKPSRLVTPFGQRTYKFVVKFSIDNKPTIENGEKEHDNENDEDDEIIRKVKPGKRCSFVVHGSGPEIGCRFMYDRIEDRFNALENRIRKYATALVSSRQYEEPQDPTVSSQKTIFTAGMVCCDGEGHLNDKSTLLQSSAEHSGGQRVRMELQNLSQFSIFPGQIIGVEGTNPSGHCFIASKLVDSVPLPVAADANSPPAKKQALDQEILPTELSSKQPELSVIIASGPFTTTDNLFFEPLRELLAYASKKLPQLLILLGPFIDSEHPEIKKGTVDRSFDEIFQTEILRRLQDHVEYMGSHARVVLVPSIRDANHDFIFPQPAFDIHPPDLKHQISSLTNPGFFEADQVKIGCCSVDVLKHLSAEEISRVPKDGKPSDRLSRLANHIISQRSFYPLYPPAEDIPLDFSLAPQALNIPLIPNILILPSDVKYFVKVLSLGERGEDKEQLKCICVNPGRLAKGEGGGTFVELDYYGKPDTTNASIISI is encoded by the exons ATGGAAGACCAAATCAAAGATGAGTTCCACCGGAGCGGCTTCACTTTCGACGACGAGAAGGAAATCCTCAAAAAAT GTGCTACATTCTGCATAAATTTCAATCTTTCGCCTTCTGATCTCGTTACGAGCTGGGAAATTTACTACCTAAATAG GCAAATGAATGGAACGGTGGTACGTGATGTGGAAATGGATGGGTTTTTAGGGTATTTGCAGGAGCAGAAGAAAGTAGCCATTGAAGAACAGGAGCCCAATCTGCATATCTACTCAAGCAGAGATGTGGACAT GATTCTGAATGATGAGGATGTAGATATAAAGGAAGAGGTTCCTGGCACTCCACCATCCGAATCCCAGAACCGTTACTCAGAGCCGTCTGACTCAACGCCACAAACAATTGGGAACGTTCCTTCTTCTGGAAAACCATCAAGACTTGTAACTCCTTTTGGGCAACGAACATACAAGTTTGTTGTGAAATTCAGCATTGATAATAAGCCAACTATAGAGAACGGGGAGAAGGAACATGATAATGAGaatgatgaggatgatgaaattATCAGGAAGGTTAAGCCTGGAAAGCGCTGTTCTTTTGTAGTCCATGGTTCAGGACCTGAAATAGGTTGTAGGTTTATGTATGATAGGATTGAAGATAGG TTTAACGCACTTGAAAACCGAATTAGAAAGTACGCAACTGCATTAGTTTCATCTCGGCAGTACGAGGAACCGCAGGACCCTACAGTTTCGTCTCAG AAAACTATATTTACTGCTGGCATGGTCTGTTGTGACGGAGAGGGCCATTTGAATGACAAATCCACCTTGTTGCAGAGCAG CGCAGAGCATTCTGGAGGTCAACGTGTTCGTATGGAATTACAAAATTTGAGCCAATTTTCAATCTTTCCAGGCCAG ATAATCGGTGTCGAAGGGACCAATCCTAGTGGACACTGCTTCATTGCTTCAAAACTGGTAGATTCAGTCCCTCTACCTGTTGCTGCTGATGCAAACTCGCCTCCTGCTAAAAAGCAGGCTTTGGATCAGGAGATTTTGCCAACTGAACTTTCCAGTAAACAACCAGAGCTATCAGTG ATCATCGCATCAGGCCCTTTTACCACAACAGACAACTTATTTTTTGAGCCTCTGAGAGAGCTTCTAGCATATGCAAGCAAAAAGCTGCCTCAATTGCTTATATTG CTAGGACCATTTATTGATTCTGAACATCCAGAAATTAAGAAAGGAACCGTTGACAGGAGCTTTGATGAAATATTCCAAACTGAGATTCTTAGAAGG TTGCAAGATCATGTCGAATACATGGGTTCGCATGCGCGCGTTGTTCTTGTACCATCTATACGGGATGCTAACCATGATTTTATATTCCCTCAG CCTGCCTTTGATATTCACCCACCTGATCTCAAGCATCAG ATAAGCAGTCTCACAAACCCAGGGTTTTTCGAGGCAGATCAG GTCAAGATAGGTTGCTGCTCTGTGGATGTTCTCAAACACCTTAGTGCAGAGGAGATCTCGCGTGTTCCAAAGGATGGAAAACCCAGTGACCGCTTGAGTAGACTTGCAAACCATATAATTAGCCAACGCAG CTTTTATCCTCTGTATCCACCAGCAGAAGACATTCCACTGGATTTTTCACTTGCTCCTCAAGCTCTAAACATCCCATTGATCCCAAATATTCTCATCCTACCCTCAGACGTGAAGTATTTTGTGAAg GTACTGTCCCTTGGTGAGAGAGGTGAAGATAAAGAGCAGTTAAAATGCATTTGTGTCAATCCGGGAAGACTGGCTAagggagaaggaggaggtacTTTCGTCGAGCTTGACTACTATGGTAAGCCCGACACAACGAATGCTTCGATTATAAGCATATAA
- the LOC103403126 gene encoding lysine histidine transporter 2-like — translation MKQSSKEAEEARQKQIDDWLPVTSARNAKWWYSAFHNVTAMVGAGVLSLPYAMAELGWGPGIAVVLLSWIITLYTLWQMVEMHEMVPGKRFDRYHELGQHAFGEKLGLWVVVPQQLIVEVGVNIVYMVTGGKSLKKVHDVICPSCKDIKLTLWILIFASAHFVLSHLPNLNSVSGISLAAAVMSLSYSTIAWGAAIHKGKVPNVDYSYKAKSNVGAVFNFFSGLGDIAFAYAGHNVVLEIQATIPSTPEKPSKGPMWKGVVVAYIVVALCYFPVCFVGYYIYGNSVEDNILISLEKPVWLIAAANMFVVIHVIGSYQVFAMGVFDMVETFLVKKMNFPPSFTLRFITRTIYVAITMVIGMAIPFFGGLLGFFGGFAFAPTTYFLPCIMWLAIYKPRRFSLSWCINWTCIILGATLMILAPIGALRSIILQSKTYTFFS, via the exons atgaaacaATCGTCGAAGGAAGCTGAAGAGGCGAGGCAGAAGCAGATTGACGATTGGCTTCCGGTCACTTCTGCTAGGAATGCCAAATGGTGGTACTCAGCTTTCCACAATGTCACTGCCATGGTTGGGGCTGGTGTCCTTAGCCTTCCCTATGCCATGGCCGAGCTTGGATG GGGTCCTGGCATTGCTGTCGTGCTTCTGTCATGGATCATCACCCTATACACACTATGGCAAATGGTTGAGATGCATGAAATGGTGCCGGGGAAGCGGTTCGATCGGTACCACGAGCTGGGACAGCATGCCTTTGGAGAGAAGCTGGGGCTCTGGGTCGTTGTGCCCCAACAGCTAATTGTGGAAGTTGGTGTCAATATTGTCTATATGGTCACAGGAGGAAAGTCATTGAAGAAGGTCCATGATGTGATTTGCCCTAGCTGCAAAGACATCAAACTCACCTTATGGATTTTGATTTTTGCTTCTGCCCACTTTGTTCTCTCCCATCTCCCCAACTTAAACTCCGTCTCTGGTATCTCGCTTGCTGCCGCAGTCATGTCCTTGAG TTACTCAACGATTGCGTGGGGAGCTGCTATTCACAAGGGGAAGGTACCGAACGTGGACTACAGCTACAAAGCTAAATCCAATGTCGGAGCTGTCTTCAACTTCTTTAGTGGGTTGGGAGACATAGCATTTGCCTACGCTGGCCACAATGTCGTTTTGGAGATCCAAGCAACGATTCCTTCCACACCCGAGAAGCCTTCCAAGGGACCAATGTGGAAAGGAGTTGTTGTGGCATACATTGTGGTGGCTTTGTGCTACTTCCCTGTTTGTTTTGTTGGCTACTATATTTACGGAAACTCTGTTGAAGACAACATCCTCATCTCACTCGAAAAACCTGTCTGGCTAATTGCAGCAGCTAACATGTTTGTTGTGATCCATGTCATTGGAAGCTACCAAGTTTTCGCGATGGGAGTTTTTGACATGGTTGAAACTTTTCTGGTCAAGAAAATGAACTTCCCGCCTTCTTTCACCCTTCGCTTTATTACTCGCACGATATATGTTG CAATTACCATGGTCATTGGTATGGCCATCCCTTTCTTTGGTGGCCTTCTCggattctttggaggatttgctTTCGCCCCAACCACATACTTC CTTCCCTGCATCATGTGGCTCGCCATCTACAAACCGAGACGTTTCAGTCTATCTTGGTGCATAAACTGG ACCTGCATTATACTGGGAGCTACCTTGATGATTCTAGCACCCATCGGTGCCCTACGGAGTATCATCTTGCAATCGAAAACCTACACATTCTTCTCTTAA
- the LOC103403123 gene encoding TLC domain-containing protein At5g14285-like, whose amino-acid sequence MSTSALPTPTLPTFFSIFLLIYLSAYFLLFRNWGPKHRPEASSCLISLSHGSAAAAMAAHAILRSHKATTFASPNTDTQNTVLEFSIAYFSLDLLHYLLFFPNDVIFILHHLATLYVFTTCRYAVRHGAHAILVLLLLAEITSGCQNAWTLAGFRRAGSPAAAKLYDFLSPKFYAFYSVFRGILGPVFMFKMGAFYVSGAADPVIPRWAWASWMVVISIAICLSILWVLNLWIDWYKNKVQKKKR is encoded by the coding sequence ATGTCGACCTCAGCACTTCCCACCCCAACACTCCCAACATTCTTCTCCATCTTTCTCCTCATCTACCTCTCTGCTTATTTCCTGCTTTTCCGAAACTGGGGCCCAAAACACCGACCAGAAGCTTCAAGCTGCCTAATCTCTTTATCCCACGGCTCCGCGGCTGCCGCCATGGCCGCCCACGCAATCCTCCGCAGCCACAAAGCCACCACCTTCGCCTCCCCCAACACCGACACCCAAAACACCGTGCTCGAGTTCAGCATCGCCTACTTCTCCCTCGACCTCCTCCACTACCTCCTCTTCTTCCCCAACGACGTCATCTTCATCCTCCACCACCTCGCCACCCTCTACGTCTTCACCACCTGCCGTTACGCCGTCCGCCACGGGGCCCACGCCATCCTcgttctcctcctccttgctgAGATCACGAGCGGCTGCCAGAACGCCTGGACCCTTGCCGGGTTTCGGAGGGCCGGTTCGCCTGCCGCCGCCAAATTGTACGACTTTTTGTCCCCTAAATTCTATGCTTTTTACAGTGTGTTTAGAGGGATCCTGGGGCCGGTGTTCATGTTCAAGATGGGGGCGTTCTATGTGAGTGGGGCGGCTGACCCCGTCATCCCCAGATGGGCATGGGCTTCTTGGATGGTGGTGATTTCAATTGCCATTTGTCTTAGTATTTTGTGGGTTCTGAATCTTTGGATCGATTGGTACAAAAACAAAGTGCAGAAGAAAAAGAGGTAG
- the LOC103403125 gene encoding uncharacterized protein isoform X2, translating into MEDQIKDEFHRSGFTFDDEKEILKKCATFCINFNLSPSDLVTSWEIYYLNRQMNGTVVRDVEMDGFLGYLQEQKKVAIEEQEPNLHIYSSRDVDMILNDEDVDIKEEVPGTPPSESQNRYSEPSDSTPQTIGNVPSSGKPSRLVTPFGQRTYKFVVKFSIDNKPTIENGEKEHDNENDEDDEIIRKVKPGKRCSFVVHGSGPEIGCRFMYDRIEDRFNALENRIRKYATALVSSRQYEEPQDPTVSSQKTIFTAGMVCCDGEGHLNDKSTLLQSSAEHSGGQRVRMELQNLSQFSIFPGQIIGVEGTNPSGHCFIASKLVDSVPLPVAADANSPPAKKQALDQEILPTELSSKQPELSVIIASGPFTTTDNLFFEPLRELLAYASKKLPQLLILLGPFIDSEHPEIKKGTVDRSFDEIFQTEILRRLQDHVEYMGSHARVVLVPSIRDANHDFIFPQVKIGCCSVDVLKHLSAEEISRVPKDGKPSDRLSRLANHIISQRSFYPLYPPAEDIPLDFSLAPQALNIPLIPNILILPSDVKYFVKVLSLGERGEDKEQLKCICVNPGRLAKGEGGGTFVELDYYGKPDTTNASIISI; encoded by the exons ATGGAAGACCAAATCAAAGATGAGTTCCACCGGAGCGGCTTCACTTTCGACGACGAGAAGGAAATCCTCAAAAAAT GTGCTACATTCTGCATAAATTTCAATCTTTCGCCTTCTGATCTCGTTACGAGCTGGGAAATTTACTACCTAAATAG GCAAATGAATGGAACGGTGGTACGTGATGTGGAAATGGATGGGTTTTTAGGGTATTTGCAGGAGCAGAAGAAAGTAGCCATTGAAGAACAGGAGCCCAATCTGCATATCTACTCAAGCAGAGATGTGGACAT GATTCTGAATGATGAGGATGTAGATATAAAGGAAGAGGTTCCTGGCACTCCACCATCCGAATCCCAGAACCGTTACTCAGAGCCGTCTGACTCAACGCCACAAACAATTGGGAACGTTCCTTCTTCTGGAAAACCATCAAGACTTGTAACTCCTTTTGGGCAACGAACATACAAGTTTGTTGTGAAATTCAGCATTGATAATAAGCCAACTATAGAGAACGGGGAGAAGGAACATGATAATGAGaatgatgaggatgatgaaattATCAGGAAGGTTAAGCCTGGAAAGCGCTGTTCTTTTGTAGTCCATGGTTCAGGACCTGAAATAGGTTGTAGGTTTATGTATGATAGGATTGAAGATAGG TTTAACGCACTTGAAAACCGAATTAGAAAGTACGCAACTGCATTAGTTTCATCTCGGCAGTACGAGGAACCGCAGGACCCTACAGTTTCGTCTCAG AAAACTATATTTACTGCTGGCATGGTCTGTTGTGACGGAGAGGGCCATTTGAATGACAAATCCACCTTGTTGCAGAGCAG CGCAGAGCATTCTGGAGGTCAACGTGTTCGTATGGAATTACAAAATTTGAGCCAATTTTCAATCTTTCCAGGCCAG ATAATCGGTGTCGAAGGGACCAATCCTAGTGGACACTGCTTCATTGCTTCAAAACTGGTAGATTCAGTCCCTCTACCTGTTGCTGCTGATGCAAACTCGCCTCCTGCTAAAAAGCAGGCTTTGGATCAGGAGATTTTGCCAACTGAACTTTCCAGTAAACAACCAGAGCTATCAGTG ATCATCGCATCAGGCCCTTTTACCACAACAGACAACTTATTTTTTGAGCCTCTGAGAGAGCTTCTAGCATATGCAAGCAAAAAGCTGCCTCAATTGCTTATATTG CTAGGACCATTTATTGATTCTGAACATCCAGAAATTAAGAAAGGAACCGTTGACAGGAGCTTTGATGAAATATTCCAAACTGAGATTCTTAGAAGG TTGCAAGATCATGTCGAATACATGGGTTCGCATGCGCGCGTTGTTCTTGTACCATCTATACGGGATGCTAACCATGATTTTATATTCCCTCAG GTCAAGATAGGTTGCTGCTCTGTGGATGTTCTCAAACACCTTAGTGCAGAGGAGATCTCGCGTGTTCCAAAGGATGGAAAACCCAGTGACCGCTTGAGTAGACTTGCAAACCATATAATTAGCCAACGCAG CTTTTATCCTCTGTATCCACCAGCAGAAGACATTCCACTGGATTTTTCACTTGCTCCTCAAGCTCTAAACATCCCATTGATCCCAAATATTCTCATCCTACCCTCAGACGTGAAGTATTTTGTGAAg GTACTGTCCCTTGGTGAGAGAGGTGAAGATAAAGAGCAGTTAAAATGCATTTGTGTCAATCCGGGAAGACTGGCTAagggagaaggaggaggtacTTTCGTCGAGCTTGACTACTATGGTAAGCCCGACACAACGAATGCTTCGATTATAAGCATATAA